A single region of the Oleispira antarctica RB-8 genome encodes:
- the hyi gene encoding Hydroxypyruvate isomerase, with translation MKLAANLSMLFTEQPLLERFSAAKAAGFNAVEIQFPYVERIADIKTQLNIHDLKCVLINVPAGDLMEGGEGLASVPGKEAEFAAALVECLSYVTSLRIKRVNVLPGRCMDESKRELYLSTFKRNLDTAAQMFKPLGVTVTFEAINTFDMPGFLIHNVQQMLDVIEESDHDNIKMQFDIYHMARMEEGDVSAIISRLGNKIGHIQFADVPGRGEPGTGELDFKSIFYAIEYSSYEGWVGAEYKPTKYTEDTLRWKQFITSSIAMCS, from the coding sequence ATGAAATTAGCCGCTAATCTATCCATGCTGTTTACAGAACAACCTTTATTGGAACGTTTTTCTGCTGCTAAAGCGGCAGGTTTTAATGCCGTTGAAATTCAATTTCCATATGTTGAGAGAATCGCAGATATTAAAACGCAGTTAAATATACACGATTTAAAGTGTGTTTTAATTAACGTGCCCGCTGGGGATTTAATGGAAGGTGGTGAGGGGCTGGCTTCGGTACCGGGAAAGGAAGCAGAATTTGCCGCAGCCTTAGTTGAGTGCTTAAGTTATGTCACCTCTTTGCGCATTAAGCGGGTCAACGTTTTACCGGGTCGCTGTATGGATGAAAGCAAGCGTGAATTATATTTGAGTACTTTCAAGCGTAATCTAGATACCGCGGCGCAGATGTTTAAGCCACTGGGCGTTACGGTAACGTTTGAAGCGATTAATACGTTTGATATGCCGGGTTTTCTTATTCATAACGTACAGCAGATGCTTGATGTCATTGAAGAAAGTGATCATGATAATATTAAAATGCAATTTGATATTTATCACATGGCACGTATGGAAGAGGGTGATGTTAGTGCGATTATTAGTCGTTTAGGCAATAAAATAGGGCATATACAATTTGCTGATGTTCCAGGGCGTGGCGAGCCAGGTACGGGCGAGTTAGATTTTAAATCTATTTTCTATGCGATTGAATATTCAAGCTATGAAGGGTGGGTTGGAGCTGAATATAAGCCGACAAAATATACTGAAGATACTTTACGCTGGAAGCAATTTATCACTTCTAGTATTGCGATGTGCAGCTGA
- a CDS encoding 6-phosphogluconate dehydrogenase, with the protein MGVGVGLAKIGFIGMGLMGIPMSCRLLAAGYAVTVWNRNPDKTQLPVKQGAQVANSLTELCKNSDIIMLCVSDTSAVEEIVLAKGGVLENLVAGKIIIDFSSIDPETTRRLAKLVAGKSCHWLDTPVSGGVSGAEQGTLAIMAGGEEKLLDSVRPLLEPLSQRITRMGDVGAGQVTKICNQMIVSCNVLVMAEVMALAEKSGVDSTLIPLALKGGFADSIPLQLTGPRMAERDYEPVKWHVKTLLKDLDMANNLARNNGSSIPVAGLGAELMRLHASKGFNESDPSTFIEMYSADLQKHKESKQ; encoded by the coding sequence TTGGGGGTTGGTGTGGGGTTAGCGAAAATTGGTTTTATTGGTATGGGGTTAATGGGTATCCCTATGTCATGTCGCTTATTGGCTGCTGGCTATGCTGTTACTGTTTGGAATCGAAATCCTGACAAGACACAGCTGCCTGTGAAGCAAGGTGCTCAAGTTGCAAACAGTCTTACTGAGCTGTGTAAAAATTCAGACATTATCATGCTGTGCGTGAGCGATACCTCTGCAGTAGAAGAGATTGTATTGGCTAAAGGAGGTGTTTTAGAAAACCTAGTGGCCGGAAAAATAATCATAGATTTTTCCAGTATTGATCCTGAGACGACGCGTCGTTTAGCGAAGCTGGTTGCGGGCAAGTCATGCCATTGGTTAGATACACCTGTGTCTGGCGGTGTTAGTGGTGCAGAACAGGGCACTCTCGCGATTATGGCTGGGGGTGAAGAAAAATTACTCGATTCTGTACGCCCATTATTAGAACCTTTAAGCCAGCGCATTACCCGAATGGGAGATGTTGGAGCAGGCCAAGTGACAAAAATCTGTAACCAGATGATTGTCAGCTGTAATGTTTTGGTCATGGCCGAAGTTATGGCACTCGCTGAAAAATCAGGGGTCGACAGTACCTTGATACCCTTAGCATTAAAAGGAGGTTTCGCAGATTCAATACCTCTTCAGCTTACGGGACCAAGAATGGCTGAACGTGATTATGAGCCGGTTAAGTGGCATGTTAAAACACTATTAAAAGATTTAGACATGGCTAATAATCTAGCAAGAAATAATGGTTCTTCGATTCCCGTTGCAGGCTTAGGCGCTGAATTAATGCGCTTACACGCGAGCAAAGGATTTAACGAAAGTGACCCCTCGACGTTTATAGAGATGTACTCGGCTGATCTGCAAAAACATAAGGAAAGTAAACAATGA
- the nasT gene encoding Response regulator NasT, with the protein MKPARVMLVDDTPTRSAILEQALLDQGLIVVCRLESAQGLIKNVEIHQPDIIIMDLESPDRDTLENMTVLNQHNPKPVIMFSEEGDSQIIFQAIQAGVSAYIVDGLNPHRVKPILDVAIARFREYQALRKELKQTRDQLADRKIIDKAKGLLMKTKGLDEEQAYHAMRKMAMDQSKPLVDIAQNILSVMEFLTL; encoded by the coding sequence ATGAAACCCGCTAGAGTTATGTTGGTAGATGATACCCCGACCCGATCCGCAATATTAGAACAAGCTTTGCTTGATCAAGGATTAATTGTGGTCTGCCGCCTAGAAAGCGCTCAGGGTTTAATCAAAAATGTGGAAATTCATCAGCCCGACATCATTATCATGGACCTTGAATCTCCCGACCGAGATACCCTAGAAAATATGACGGTGCTTAATCAGCACAACCCTAAACCTGTGATCATGTTTTCCGAAGAAGGTGATAGCCAAATCATCTTTCAAGCCATTCAGGCGGGGGTCAGCGCTTATATTGTCGACGGTTTAAATCCTCACCGAGTGAAACCCATCTTAGATGTCGCCATTGCACGTTTTAGAGAGTATCAGGCACTGCGCAAAGAATTAAAACAAACCCGCGATCAACTTGCCGATCGTAAAATCATTGATAAAGCCAAAGGGCTATTAATGAAAACCAAAGGTTTAGACGAAGAGCAGGCCTACCATGCCATGCGTAAAATGGCGATGGATCAAAGTAAACCCTTAGTTGATATCGCACAAAATATCCTTTCGGTAATGGAATTTCTGACCCTTTAA
- the nasS gene encoding Nitrate-binding protein NasS putative, with translation MNGAKVEKKALKLGYMPLSDCLPLLVAQEKGFFAQEGLEVELQQEVSWSNIRDKVIVGHLDGAHMLAPMLLASSIGLGGLKKPLITAFSLGLNGNALTVSNTLHKELFTRNAAEFDQAITMKHVIEQRREEGLAKLVFATVYPYSCHNLQLRYWLASADIDPDKDIDLVILPPSQMVDHLKLQHIDGFFAGAPWNSVAILQGHGHCLLTGMDIWENAPEKVLGVTLQWAEENPNTHNALIRALYQACHWLEFHAKESLPLLERHLSLNSPLIDQECLIPAITGEYIFDHNQAQSKAPGLLVFNRFMANFPWLSHGQLICSQMKRWHWLPENTDCDALVASCYRPDIYRQALANVTMPEDDFNNVHLAIL, from the coding sequence ATGAATGGTGCGAAAGTTGAGAAAAAAGCACTAAAATTGGGCTATATGCCATTAAGTGATTGCCTTCCTTTATTAGTGGCCCAAGAAAAAGGCTTTTTCGCTCAAGAAGGCTTAGAAGTTGAATTACAGCAAGAAGTTTCTTGGTCGAACATCCGCGACAAAGTAATCGTTGGTCACTTAGATGGGGCTCACATGCTCGCGCCTATGTTACTCGCCAGCAGCATAGGCTTGGGGGGGTTAAAAAAGCCGCTTATTACTGCATTCTCTTTGGGTTTAAATGGCAATGCTCTCACCGTATCCAATACCCTACATAAGGAGCTATTTACACGGAATGCCGCTGAATTTGATCAAGCGATAACAATGAAACACGTGATAGAACAGCGTAGAGAGGAAGGTTTAGCAAAATTAGTCTTCGCTACTGTGTATCCTTATTCTTGTCATAACTTGCAATTGCGCTATTGGCTCGCCAGTGCCGATATTGATCCCGATAAAGATATTGATCTCGTCATTCTTCCACCTTCGCAAATGGTCGATCATTTGAAGCTACAGCATATTGATGGATTTTTTGCCGGAGCACCGTGGAATTCAGTCGCTATTTTACAAGGCCATGGCCATTGCTTATTAACGGGCATGGATATTTGGGAGAATGCCCCAGAAAAAGTCCTAGGTGTCACTTTGCAGTGGGCAGAAGAAAACCCAAATACGCACAACGCGTTAATTCGCGCACTCTACCAAGCATGCCATTGGCTTGAGTTTCATGCAAAAGAATCCTTACCCCTGTTAGAGCGACATTTATCTCTTAATTCTCCATTAATTGACCAAGAATGCTTAATACCCGCCATCACCGGAGAATATATCTTTGACCACAACCAAGCACAAAGCAAAGCGCCGGGCTTACTGGTTTTTAATCGTTTTATGGCGAACTTCCCGTGGTTGTCCCATGGACAGCTTATTTGCTCGCAAATGAAACGCTGGCACTGGCTACCCGAAAATACCGATTGCGACGCATTAGTCGCAAGCTGTTATCGACCCGACATTTATCGTCAGGCACTTGCTAATGTTACGATGCCAGAAGATGACTTTAATAACGTGCATCTTGCTATTCTGTAA
- a CDS encoding Putative nitrate transport protein, with translation MLKDSSPTLNKIRRSILRSTLALAAGAALAISPLTAINAFAKTGYAEKEELKIGFIKLTDMAPLAIAYEKGFFEDEGLYVTLEAQANWKVLLDRVIDGQLDGAHMLAGQPLGATMGYGTKADIITAFSMDLNGNAITVSNNVWKEMKKNIPHVDGKPVHPIKADSLKPVIESYRDAGKPFKMGMVFPVSTHNYELRYWLAAGGIHPGYYAPHKGDTSGQIDADALLSVTPPPQMPATMEAGTIDGYCVGEPWNQQAVFKGIGVPVVTDYEIWKNNPEKVFGVSQAWADKNPNTHIRVVKAMIRAAQWLDANNNANRPEAVKILSKSNYVGADYDVIANSMTGTFEYEKGDKRDVPDFNVFFRHNATFPYYSDAIWYLTQMRRWGQISEPKSDAWYKELAKKVYRPDIYASAAKELINEGKVKAKDFPDFVSESGYRAPQKHFIDNIVYDGSQPNAYLDKFSIGLKGKDKL, from the coding sequence ATGCTTAAAGATAGTTCACCCACACTCAACAAAATTCGCCGCTCAATCCTAAGAAGCACACTGGCTCTTGCCGCCGGTGCCGCATTGGCGATATCCCCTTTAACCGCTATCAACGCTTTCGCTAAAACGGGTTATGCCGAAAAAGAAGAGTTGAAAATTGGTTTCATTAAGCTCACCGATATGGCTCCACTTGCCATCGCTTATGAAAAAGGTTTTTTTGAAGACGAAGGTCTTTATGTCACCTTAGAAGCCCAAGCCAACTGGAAAGTCTTATTAGATCGCGTCATCGACGGCCAGCTTGATGGGGCACATATGCTTGCAGGCCAGCCTTTAGGCGCGACCATGGGGTATGGTACTAAAGCCGATATTATCACCGCCTTCAGTATGGATCTAAACGGCAATGCGATTACTGTTTCCAACAATGTTTGGAAAGAGATGAAGAAAAACATTCCTCATGTCGATGGCAAGCCTGTTCATCCCATTAAAGCCGATTCGTTAAAGCCAGTGATTGAAAGCTATAGAGATGCCGGTAAGCCGTTCAAAATGGGCATGGTTTTTCCAGTATCAACACACAATTACGAATTACGTTATTGGTTAGCCGCGGGCGGTATTCATCCGGGTTATTACGCACCGCATAAAGGTGATACCTCAGGCCAAATCGATGCCGACGCATTATTATCAGTAACACCTCCGCCACAAATGCCAGCCACCATGGAAGCAGGAACCATTGATGGTTATTGCGTCGGTGAACCGTGGAACCAGCAAGCCGTATTCAAAGGTATTGGCGTGCCAGTGGTGACTGATTATGAAATTTGGAAGAACAACCCAGAGAAGGTATTTGGTGTTAGCCAAGCATGGGCCGATAAAAATCCGAACACTCATATCCGTGTTGTTAAAGCGATGATTCGTGCAGCCCAATGGTTGGATGCAAACAATAACGCCAATCGTCCAGAAGCCGTGAAAATCTTATCCAAAAGTAACTATGTCGGCGCGGATTACGATGTTATCGCAAATTCCATGACAGGTACTTTTGAATATGAAAAAGGCGATAAACGTGACGTGCCTGACTTCAACGTATTCTTCCGTCATAACGCAACCTTCCCTTACTACTCAGATGCAATCTGGTACTTAACGCAAATGCGTCGCTGGGGCCAAATTTCGGAACCTAAGTCTGACGCTTGGTATAAAGAGTTAGCGAAGAAAGTTTATCGCCCTGATATTTATGCGAGTGCTGCGAAAGAGTTGATTAATGAAGGTAAAGTGAAAGCAAAAGACTTCCCTGATTTTGTTTCTGAATCAGGTTACCGCGCACCGCAAAAACACTTTATCGACAACATCGTCTATGACGGCAGCCAACCAAATGCTTATCTAGACAAGTTCAGTATTGGTCTAAAAGGCAAAGACAAACTTTAA
- a CDS encoding Putative nitrate transporter, translated as MKNKITSLPRGVFNSGGSITDDVMPLWMQEAIKTIMLPVAGLLFFLLIWGTVAQNIDTSLGKFPGPTQAFEQFKSLITEHNNEREKEEAFYQRQDDRNADRLAQDPDYQVKIRSYTGKPTFIDQTFTSLITVLTGFILASIIAIPFGIMIGLSKNLYAAANPIIQLFKPVSPLAWLPLVTMVVSAVYTSDDPLFAKSFVTSVITVLVCSIWPTVINTAVGTAAISQDLLNVSKVLRLKPLTHVFKVVIPSAIPMIFTGLRLSLGIAWMVLIAAEMLAQNPGLGKFVWDEFQNGSSNSLGRIMVAVLVIGFIGFLLDRFMLMLQKFFSWDKQALLR; from the coding sequence ATGAAAAATAAAATTACAAGCCTACCCCGCGGCGTATTTAACTCCGGAGGCAGCATAACAGATGATGTAATGCCGCTCTGGATGCAAGAAGCCATTAAAACCATCATGTTGCCCGTAGCGGGTTTATTATTTTTCTTATTAATATGGGGAACCGTGGCACAAAACATTGATACCTCATTAGGAAAATTCCCAGGGCCGACCCAAGCCTTTGAACAATTTAAATCACTCATTACTGAACATAATAATGAACGTGAAAAAGAAGAAGCGTTTTATCAACGTCAAGACGATAGAAATGCAGATCGCTTAGCACAAGATCCAGATTATCAAGTGAAAATTCGCAGTTATACCGGTAAACCTACGTTTATTGATCAGACGTTTACCAGTTTAATCACCGTATTAACGGGTTTTATATTAGCGTCTATCATCGCAATTCCCTTCGGCATTATGATTGGCTTAAGCAAGAACCTTTACGCCGCCGCAAATCCGATTATTCAACTTTTTAAACCGGTTTCTCCTTTAGCTTGGTTACCCCTAGTCACTATGGTTGTGAGTGCGGTATATACCAGTGATGACCCATTATTTGCTAAGTCTTTTGTTACATCCGTTATCACTGTACTGGTCTGCTCAATATGGCCCACAGTAATCAATACCGCCGTTGGCACAGCAGCCATAAGCCAAGATTTACTTAACGTCAGTAAGGTTTTACGCCTTAAACCCCTAACTCATGTTTTTAAAGTCGTTATCCCTTCTGCTATTCCGATGATTTTCACTGGCTTACGTTTATCGTTAGGTATTGCTTGGATGGTTTTGATTGCTGCTGAGATGCTGGCTCAAAATCCTGGTTTGGGTAAATTCGTATGGGATGAATTCCAAAATGGTAGCTCCAATTCATTGGGGCGTATCATGGTTGCCGTACTGGTTATTGGTTTCATTGGATTTTTATTAGATCGATTTATGCTGATGCTACAAAAGTTCTTCTCTTGGGATAAACAAGCATTATTACGCTAA
- a CDS encoding Nitrate transport ATP-binding subunits C and D, which produces MNTITDSNIIDSSIIDRSINPILELTGVGIEFPTPTGSYRALTDVNLKIAKGEMISLIGHSGCGKSTVLNIVAGLLQATEGGAVLEGKEVNEPGPERAVVFQNHSLLPWLTAYENVELAVKTIFDKSKSKAEMKEWIEHNLNLVHMGHAMDKRPDEISGGMKQRVGIARALAMEPKILLMDEPFGALDALTRAHLQDSVMEIQKDLGNTIIMITHDVDEAVLLSDRIVMMTNGPSATVGEILEIDLPRPRNRIELADDPKYNQYRQKVLSFLYEKQRKVEPLTRSTSGKNGEAKKLA; this is translated from the coding sequence ATGAATACCATTACTGATAGCAACATAATAGATAGCAGCATAATAGATAGATCAATCAACCCTATTTTAGAACTTACCGGTGTCGGCATTGAATTCCCGACACCGACCGGATCTTACAGAGCCTTGACTGACGTCAATTTAAAAATTGCAAAAGGTGAGATGATTTCACTCATCGGTCACTCTGGCTGTGGTAAGTCAACGGTACTGAACATTGTTGCGGGCTTGCTACAAGCAACAGAAGGTGGCGCGGTACTAGAAGGTAAAGAAGTTAACGAACCAGGGCCTGAGCGAGCTGTAGTCTTTCAAAATCACTCACTGCTGCCTTGGTTAACCGCTTATGAAAATGTTGAGCTAGCGGTTAAAACGATATTTGATAAAAGTAAAAGCAAAGCCGAGATGAAAGAGTGGATCGAACACAACTTGAATCTCGTGCATATGGGGCATGCGATGGACAAACGCCCAGATGAAATTTCAGGCGGTATGAAGCAACGTGTCGGCATAGCACGTGCCTTAGCAATGGAACCTAAAATTTTATTAATGGATGAGCCTTTTGGTGCTTTAGATGCATTAACACGCGCACACTTACAAGATTCGGTGATGGAGATTCAAAAAGACTTAGGCAATACCATTATCATGATTACTCACGACGTCGATGAAGCCGTTTTATTATCTGATCGCATCGTCATGATGACCAATGGCCCTTCTGCTACTGTGGGTGAAATTTTAGAAATTGATCTACCGCGACCGCGTAATCGTATCGAACTCGCGGATGACCCAAAGTACAACCAGTATCGACAAAAAGTATTAAGTTTCTTATATGAGAAACAACGCAAAGTAGAGCCTTTAACACGATCTACTAGCGGTAAAAATGGTGAAGCAAAGAAATTAGCTTAA
- the nasD gene encoding NAD(P)H-nitrite reductase: MKKQLMIIGNGLATMQLLKELGHQKDYCITILSAENVPHYNRIMLSSLLAQETDLQSITPCDDAWYQERNINVLLNHRVIKVDSKNHAIFCENGAQFHYDKLIFATGSRAFIPPMPGTQMPNVLAGVMGFRKLIDVDFMQQVTHHYKKAVVIGAGLLGIEAAVGLVKQGMNVTLLHRRDVLMNRQIDQTASNLLIKELTARGINVATGHGPIALHGIPTDNPSEPHKVCAVELDNADKLTADLVIFATGIVPCTPLAQASGLVIKKGICVNAQLQTSQDDIYALGECCEFEGNTYGLVAPIWNQARVLAKQLLLTASDEMPMYVEEKFATKLKVSGIDVHSMGIINTHETDLECEVLEFNDVERSIYKKILTSNQKLVGAVLYGDVTDSQWYFELLQQARNIEPIRQELIFGQAFCESA, encoded by the coding sequence ATGAAAAAGCAGTTAATGATTATAGGAAATGGCCTAGCGACCATGCAGTTATTAAAAGAGCTAGGGCACCAAAAAGATTACTGCATTACTATTTTGAGTGCCGAAAATGTTCCTCACTATAATCGTATCATGCTGTCCTCGTTACTCGCCCAAGAAACTGATCTGCAAAGCATTACTCCTTGTGACGATGCTTGGTATCAAGAACGAAACATTAACGTTTTATTGAATCATCGGGTTATCAAAGTCGATAGCAAAAATCACGCAATATTTTGTGAAAACGGTGCTCAATTTCATTACGACAAACTTATTTTTGCAACCGGATCACGAGCCTTTATTCCTCCTATGCCCGGAACCCAAATGCCCAACGTATTAGCCGGTGTTATGGGCTTTCGTAAGCTGATTGATGTCGACTTTATGCAACAGGTCACCCACCATTATAAAAAGGCTGTAGTGATTGGTGCGGGCTTACTCGGCATAGAAGCCGCTGTTGGCCTAGTCAAGCAAGGAATGAACGTCACCCTACTTCATCGTCGTGATGTACTAATGAACCGCCAAATAGACCAAACCGCATCCAACCTGTTAATAAAAGAGCTTACTGCTCGTGGTATTAACGTAGCCACCGGGCACGGCCCTATCGCCTTACACGGAATACCGACAGACAATCCATCAGAACCCCACAAAGTCTGTGCCGTAGAGCTCGACAATGCCGACAAACTTACAGCAGACCTTGTCATCTTTGCGACGGGGATTGTTCCCTGTACGCCATTAGCGCAAGCAAGTGGCTTAGTCATTAAAAAAGGCATCTGCGTAAACGCCCAACTACAAACCTCTCAAGACGATATTTACGCCCTAGGTGAGTGTTGCGAATTTGAAGGCAATACCTATGGTTTAGTTGCTCCAATTTGGAACCAAGCACGAGTACTCGCGAAGCAACTGCTACTGACCGCCTCCGATGAAATGCCTATGTATGTTGAAGAAAAATTTGCGACTAAGTTAAAAGTCAGTGGTATTGATGTGCACTCTATGGGCATTATTAATACCCACGAAACTGACTTAGAATGTGAGGTGCTTGAGTTTAATGATGTTGAACGTTCTATTTATAAAAAAATTCTAACCAGTAACCAAAAATTAGTCGGCGCGGTTCTCTACGGTGACGTCACCGATAGCCAATGGTATTTTGAACTATTACAGCAAGCACGGAACATAGAGCCTATTAGACAAGAACTGATTTTTGGTCAAGCATTCTGCGAAAGCGCTTAG
- the nasA gene encoding Nitrate reductase, nasA — protein sequence MSPAMNSLPNETCKTTCPYCGVGCGVQMPKDLSKVSGLKSHPSSLGKLCVKGSSLHETLSIQGRLLNPKVHGQDSDWEHALTTVANKIQQVVKDHGPNAIAFYGSGQLLTEDYYVANKLMKGFIGSANMDTNSRLCMSSAVSAYKRAFGSDTVPVCYDDIEATNLLIIIGANPAWAHPILYQRMVVAKKDNPHLRVVVIDPRKTASCDIADLHLPIRSGSDAYLFNGLLTYLADNGHCDQDYIDRHTDGFEHAVQQARDDCSSNSAPFDNNSLADIARVCDVPEVDIAQFFDWFSQTEKTLSFYSQGINQSSSGTDKCNAIINCHLATGRIGKPGAGPFSITGQPNAMGGREVGGLSNQLACRMHFEKSEDVDRLTRYWNAPNIATENGLKAVDMFDAVERGDIKFIWIMSTNPLVSMPEADRLKAALLKCEMVVVSDCLEKTDTTAVADVLLPAASWGEKNGTVTNSERRISRQRNFMPAMGNAKPDWWIISQVARKLGHTDAFNYQHPYQIFNEHAGLSAFENGCENFPARDFDISGLANLDERTYNDLQPIQWPVNKKYPHGRQRFFADGKFFTDNQRAQFIGLSAQLPAAKTTPELPLIMNTGRIRDQWHTMTRTGKTDRLLQHIPEPFVDIHPDDATQYALQQDDLAVINNDNGKIIVRVKITKSQTHGNIFVPMHWTSEFASKGRMGVLVNSITCPLSGQPENKHTPVAIKKYPSQWFGFLMLSEQPKALSSICDYWAHVPFDINNHEEDNLNSPQGHYYELSGKQNITLAYQELKRLLPDGEALIFTDVGSGTHRIAIVKDNRLLASLFISPQFDLPNRRWLSQIFNSQKLTDFQRRALLAGREGSAASDPGTIICSCFQIGDKQIKAAIEAGINNTDQLGEQLKCGTNCGSCVPELKSLIEQFAVPAKALATALECVN from the coding sequence ATGAGTCCAGCAATGAATAGCTTGCCCAACGAGACATGTAAAACAACTTGCCCATATTGTGGTGTTGGCTGTGGCGTACAAATGCCAAAGGATCTTTCTAAAGTATCTGGCCTTAAATCTCACCCAAGCAGTTTGGGTAAATTATGCGTTAAGGGTTCATCTCTGCACGAAACACTGTCTATTCAGGGTCGACTTCTTAATCCGAAAGTTCATGGTCAAGATAGCGACTGGGAACATGCATTAACAACCGTTGCCAATAAAATTCAACAAGTCGTTAAAGATCACGGCCCTAATGCAATTGCTTTTTATGGTTCAGGCCAGTTGCTAACCGAAGATTATTACGTTGCGAACAAACTCATGAAAGGCTTTATTGGTAGCGCCAACATGGATACTAATTCTCGGCTATGCATGTCATCTGCGGTATCGGCCTATAAACGTGCATTTGGTAGCGATACTGTGCCTGTTTGCTATGACGATATAGAAGCAACAAATTTATTAATCATCATTGGAGCGAACCCTGCATGGGCTCATCCTATTCTTTATCAACGCATGGTAGTGGCAAAAAAAGATAATCCCCATTTAAGAGTTGTCGTCATCGACCCGCGTAAAACTGCCAGCTGTGATATTGCCGACTTACACTTACCCATTCGCTCTGGCAGTGACGCTTATTTATTTAACGGATTACTCACTTACCTTGCTGATAACGGCCATTGTGATCAGGATTATATTGATCGCCATACCGATGGCTTTGAGCATGCTGTTCAACAAGCAAGAGATGATTGCTCTTCAAATTCAGCCCCTTTTGATAACAACAGTTTGGCTGATATTGCCAGAGTATGTGACGTGCCGGAAGTCGATATTGCCCAATTTTTCGACTGGTTCAGTCAGACTGAAAAAACACTCAGCTTTTATTCACAGGGCATCAATCAAAGTTCTTCTGGTACTGATAAATGCAACGCTATTATCAACTGCCATTTAGCCACAGGCCGAATAGGGAAACCTGGCGCTGGCCCGTTTTCTATTACTGGCCAGCCTAATGCAATGGGAGGGCGCGAAGTCGGTGGTTTATCTAATCAGCTTGCCTGTCGCATGCACTTTGAAAAATCTGAAGATGTTGATCGCCTTACCCGTTATTGGAATGCTCCGAATATCGCAACTGAAAATGGTTTAAAAGCGGTCGACATGTTTGATGCCGTTGAACGTGGCGATATTAAATTTATTTGGATTATGTCAACCAATCCTCTAGTCAGTATGCCAGAAGCGGATCGCCTAAAAGCCGCGCTGTTAAAATGTGAAATGGTTGTGGTATCTGACTGTTTAGAGAAAACGGATACAACAGCCGTGGCCGATGTTCTTTTGCCTGCGGCAAGTTGGGGTGAGAAAAATGGCACAGTAACCAACTCGGAACGCCGTATTTCTCGCCAACGTAATTTCATGCCCGCCATGGGTAATGCAAAACCCGACTGGTGGATTATCTCTCAAGTCGCTCGGAAACTAGGGCATACAGACGCTTTTAATTATCAGCACCCTTATCAAATATTTAATGAACATGCGGGACTCTCTGCTTTCGAAAATGGTTGTGAAAATTTTCCAGCGAGAGATTTTGATATATCGGGCCTAGCCAATTTAGACGAACGCACTTATAACGACCTGCAACCGATTCAGTGGCCCGTCAATAAAAAATATCCGCATGGTCGCCAACGTTTTTTTGCGGATGGAAAATTCTTCACTGATAATCAACGTGCACAGTTCATTGGTCTAAGTGCCCAATTACCTGCCGCTAAAACAACACCCGAGTTACCTTTGATAATGAATACAGGTCGTATACGTGATCAATGGCATACCATGACCCGCACAGGAAAAACCGATAGATTATTGCAACACATCCCAGAACCCTTTGTTGATATACACCCAGACGACGCCACTCAATATGCACTACAACAAGATGATCTAGCCGTAATCAATAACGATAATGGTAAAATTATTGTGCGGGTAAAAATCACAAAATCACAAACCCACGGCAACATTTTTGTCCCGATGCACTGGACCAGTGAGTTTGCGAGTAAGGGACGCATGGGGGTTTTGGTTAATTCCATTACCTGCCCGCTTTCAGGCCAACCAGAAAATAAACATACGCCTGTCGCGATTAAAAAATATCCGTCTCAATGGTTCGGATTCTTAATGTTAAGCGAGCAGCCTAAGGCGCTTTCTTCTATCTGTGATTATTGGGCCCATGTGCCGTTTGATATAAACAACCATGAAGAAGACAATCTCAATAGCCCACAAGGGCATTATTATGAACTTTCTGGTAAGCAAAACATTACCTTGGCCTACCAAGAGTTAAAAAGGTTATTGCCCGATGGTGAAGCTCTTATTTTTACCGATGTCGGCAGTGGTACTCATCGCATTGCCATTGTAAAAGACAACCGCCTGCTCGCATCGCTGTTTATTAGCCCACAGTTTGATTTGCCTAACCGTCGTTGGTTAAGCCAAATATTTAATAGCCAAAAGCTGACTGATTTTCAACGTCGTGCATTACTTGCAGGTCGAGAAGGAAGTGCTGCGAGTGACCCAGGCACCATCATTTGCTCTTGCTTTCAGATTGGCGACAAACAAATTAAAGCGGCGATTGAAGCGGGCATAAATAATACGGATCAGCTAGGTGAACAACTAAAATGCGGAACCAACTGCGGCTCATGCGTTCCTGAATTAAAATCATTAATCGAACAGTTCGCCGTACCCGCCAAAGCACTGGCGACAGCATTAGAGTGTGTTAACTAG